A region of Cardinium endosymbiont of Sogatella furcifera DNA encodes the following proteins:
- a CDS encoding insulinase family protein: MKKILLSLFMYTSALANEPYQIIQDKSNLPLLNPSLQKRKTAKLCLNNGLEVYLISDELADQSAAALSIKTGSWQDPEAYPGTAHFLEHMLFMGTKKYPDEDAFDRFIKDNGGECNAYTASDHTVYSFSIHHPSFDQAIDYFSHFFIDPLFNPSSVARELQAVEQEYAKNIENDAWRRYMICKELGNPDHPNRWFSIGNAQTLSKIPQDELRKWYQENYSANLMKLVVYSPKPIDTLKKLITDTFSEIPNRKVEPFTINKPLSSDQQLGHFIYIQPVKNIQHLYLDWELPASFAVDETKTAELLAYTINQGQKNSLLEILKKEGLAENLQASTGKIGHHNALFEIDITLTDQGVAQMPLVMQRCFETLAGLRNMQLPTYLFEEMRKVSKRSYQYQTRKDPFAFVMDHARDLLYESLATYPAKTVLPSSYRSEKFQSLLQVLQPENGQYYIVADSKKTKVATDQKEKWMGGAYAVRKVPEALLLSWKTIAPNPHIALPQPNPFMPSKLALLPKHKELAPVKIVDNKKGKVFYFKDNLYDTPEVVHLMHIKSPLIDGTAQSASLMDLYLQFSKDKLSPILSCAAAAGLEANFGHARNSFKITISGFSDKAAVLLKEILKELKHHTPQKRDFDLYISKLSKIYENAAKQLPIQQAIEKLCSLLQKTNSTSKEKLTALHRLTYEDFLSFHSKLFEKSYIEGFFSGNLTRQEAKRCWLDMQHILGYAAFPKHLHPKEEVLCLADQGPFVVEEKTTAQGNGIILTIDQGPFSFEKQAAQGILSIALQEAFFTTLRTKQKTGYIVQSLHQEIEKRLFQCFGVQSNSHQCQDLLYRFELFLEDFLQEMPHDISAERFEKIRANYLLTLENLFPNLQDKSAWLDTFAFERNGDFNWLEKRMQAAKKLTYDQFVEYANQFLSRANRKRLALSVSGKLPENHNFTYKEIEATQILKHGKYLTNQ, encoded by the coding sequence ATGAAAAAAATCCTTTTATCTCTTTTTATGTATACTTCTGCCTTGGCCAATGAACCTTACCAAATTATCCAAGATAAATCTAACCTTCCTTTGCTTAATCCTTCCTTACAAAAGCGAAAAACAGCAAAGCTTTGCTTAAATAATGGCCTGGAGGTCTATTTAATTTCCGATGAACTGGCCGATCAATCAGCAGCAGCTTTAAGCATAAAAACTGGTTCTTGGCAAGATCCAGAAGCATATCCTGGAACGGCCCATTTTCTCGAACATATGTTGTTTATGGGAACTAAAAAATATCCAGATGAGGATGCTTTCGATCGTTTTATAAAAGATAATGGAGGAGAATGTAATGCGTATACTGCTTCAGATCATACGGTCTATTCATTTTCCATTCACCATCCATCTTTCGATCAAGCGATCGATTATTTTTCCCATTTTTTTATAGACCCTCTTTTTAACCCATCATCTGTGGCAAGAGAATTGCAGGCAGTCGAGCAAGAATATGCGAAAAATATTGAAAATGATGCATGGCGCAGATATATGATTTGTAAAGAATTAGGCAATCCTGATCATCCCAACCGATGGTTTTCGATAGGCAATGCGCAAACACTTTCTAAGATTCCTCAAGACGAACTCCGTAAATGGTACCAAGAAAACTACAGCGCTAACCTAATGAAGCTCGTGGTCTATTCCCCTAAACCTATAGATACATTAAAAAAACTCATTACCGATACTTTTTCTGAGATTCCAAATAGAAAAGTTGAACCTTTTACAATAAACAAACCTTTATCTTCTGACCAACAGCTGGGCCACTTTATCTATATTCAGCCTGTCAAGAATATTCAGCATCTATATCTAGACTGGGAGCTTCCTGCTTCATTTGCAGTGGATGAAACAAAGACAGCAGAGCTCCTTGCTTATACCATCAATCAAGGACAAAAAAATAGTCTTTTAGAAATCCTAAAAAAAGAAGGACTAGCTGAAAATCTTCAAGCTTCGACAGGTAAAATAGGGCATCATAATGCTTTGTTCGAAATAGATATAACCTTAACAGACCAAGGCGTAGCACAAATGCCACTTGTGATGCAACGTTGTTTTGAAACATTAGCTGGTCTAAGAAATATGCAGCTTCCTACTTACCTTTTTGAAGAAATGCGTAAGGTATCTAAACGCTCTTATCAATATCAAACCCGGAAAGATCCTTTTGCATTTGTTATGGACCACGCTAGGGATCTTCTATATGAATCCCTTGCCACTTATCCAGCAAAAACTGTACTACCCAGTTCCTATAGATCTGAAAAATTCCAATCTCTTTTACAGGTTTTACAACCTGAAAATGGCCAATACTATATTGTAGCCGATTCTAAAAAAACAAAAGTGGCAACCGATCAAAAAGAAAAATGGATGGGAGGTGCCTATGCAGTTCGCAAAGTACCTGAAGCACTCCTATTATCGTGGAAAACGATTGCGCCTAATCCACATATTGCGCTACCCCAACCGAACCCCTTTATGCCTTCCAAGTTAGCACTGCTTCCAAAACATAAAGAGCTAGCGCCAGTAAAAATAGTTGATAATAAAAAAGGTAAAGTTTTTTATTTCAAAGACAATCTCTATGATACGCCGGAAGTAGTGCACTTGATGCATATCAAGAGTCCGCTTATTGATGGGACCGCACAGAGTGCCAGCTTAATGGATCTTTATCTTCAGTTTAGTAAAGATAAACTCTCTCCTATCCTTTCTTGTGCAGCAGCAGCAGGTTTAGAAGCCAATTTTGGCCATGCTCGGAACAGTTTTAAAATCACTATTTCGGGATTTAGCGATAAAGCCGCCGTTCTGCTTAAAGAAATTTTAAAAGAATTAAAGCATCATACTCCCCAAAAAAGAGACTTTGATCTCTATATTTCTAAACTTTCTAAGATTTACGAAAATGCAGCAAAGCAATTGCCAATACAACAGGCTATCGAAAAACTGTGTAGTTTGCTTCAAAAAACAAACAGTACCTCAAAGGAAAAATTAACAGCACTTCATAGGCTTACTTATGAAGATTTTCTATCATTCCATTCCAAACTTTTTGAAAAGAGTTATATTGAAGGCTTTTTCTCAGGGAACTTGACTAGGCAAGAGGCAAAAAGATGCTGGTTGGATATGCAACATATTCTAGGTTATGCTGCTTTTCCAAAGCATCTTCATCCAAAAGAAGAGGTGCTTTGCCTTGCTGATCAGGGCCCTTTTGTAGTAGAGGAAAAGACTACAGCACAAGGGAATGGCATCATCTTAACGATTGACCAAGGACCTTTTTCCTTTGAAAAACAAGCAGCACAAGGCATTCTTTCCATAGCTTTACAAGAAGCATTTTTTACAACCCTACGGACCAAGCAAAAAACAGGATATATTGTCCAAAGTTTGCATCAAGAGATAGAAAAGAGACTATTTCAATGTTTTGGTGTACAATCCAATTCGCATCAATGCCAAGATCTGCTCTATCGATTTGAGCTCTTTTTAGAAGATTTTCTTCAAGAGATGCCCCATGATATTTCTGCTGAACGATTTGAAAAAATTAGAGCAAACTATCTGCTGACCCTAGAAAATCTATTTCCTAACCTACAAGATAAATCGGCTTGGTTAGATACCTTTGCCTTTGAACGTAATGGAGACTTTAATTGGCTAGAAAAGAGGATGCAAGCGGCAAAAAAACTCACTTACGATCAATTTGTAGAATATGCCAACCAATTTCTATCCAGGGCAAATCGGAAACGACTTGCCCTCTCTGTATCTGGAAAACTTCCAGAAAATCATAACTTTACCTACAAAGAAATAGAAGCTACACAGATCTTAAAACATGGAAAATATCTCACTAACCAATAA
- the sufC gene encoding Fe-S cluster assembly ATPase SufC, producing the protein MLTIADLHVSVGDKNVLKGINLQVNAGQVHAIMGPNGAGKSSLAAVLAGKAGYEVTKGCIMFHGQDLLQLAPEARAALGLFLAFQYPVEIPGVSTTNFLKTALNQIRKQRDLSPLDAVSFLERLKEKRELLRMDHALVQRSLNEGFSGGEKKRNEMLQMAVLDPSLSILDETDSGLDIDALTIVSQAINQLRRATNAMVLITHYQRLLDHVVPDVVHILYDGKIIQSGDATLAKRLEKEGYAWITQLH; encoded by the coding sequence ATGCTCACGATAGCTGATTTACATGTAAGCGTAGGTGATAAAAATGTGCTGAAGGGTATTAACCTTCAAGTAAATGCAGGTCAAGTACATGCCATTATGGGGCCCAATGGGGCAGGAAAAAGCAGCTTAGCGGCTGTTTTAGCTGGTAAAGCTGGCTATGAAGTGACCAAAGGGTGTATCATGTTCCATGGTCAGGATCTATTGCAGCTAGCGCCAGAGGCTAGGGCTGCACTTGGTCTGTTTTTAGCCTTTCAATATCCAGTTGAAATCCCAGGCGTATCGACCACTAATTTTTTGAAAACAGCGCTCAACCAGATCAGAAAACAGAGGGACTTGTCTCCTTTAGATGCCGTTTCGTTTTTGGAACGTCTAAAAGAAAAACGCGAGCTGTTGCGCATGGATCATGCCTTGGTACAGCGTTCGCTCAATGAAGGCTTTTCAGGCGGCGAAAAAAAAAGAAATGAAATGTTGCAAATGGCTGTCTTAGATCCTTCTTTGTCCATTTTGGATGAGACGGATTCTGGTCTGGATATTGATGCTTTAACGATTGTATCACAAGCCATTAATCAGTTGCGTCGGGCAACCAATGCGATGGTATTGATTACCCATTACCAAAGGCTATTGGATCATGTGGTGCCAGATGTGGTGCATATTCTCTATGATGGGAAAATTATACAATCCGGCGATGCGACACTGGCTAAGCGGTTGGAAAAAGAAGGGTATGCGTGGATTACACAACTGCATTGA
- a CDS encoding LolA family protein — protein sequence MIMLIAKRSHLLGILFRSLVWLVVPIAHLFAEKVEKPTKVAKTKKNQKVDEVKQAAKEEKVEKALEILERTSAYYQELENFSATYRVTIKYPEEDMVRYDKMHITARGQQYRLSYDQKETITDGETVWVYHQALKEVTISEYDKTGSDLNFAELYNLYQQGYRSVYIGERIVHKAKNIIRDIVELTPDHEDSSFKSITLEVDRATAQIHSWEVVQNEETRYICTVCKFAVNIPLSDAYFTFDVEAHGDLEVIDLRESEEEMEDEG from the coding sequence ATGATTATGCTAATTGCTAAGCGCTCGCATTTGCTAGGGATATTGTTTAGGTCGTTGGTATGGTTGGTGGTGCCCATTGCCCATCTCTTTGCAGAAAAAGTAGAAAAACCCACAAAAGTAGCAAAAACAAAAAAAAACCAAAAAGTAGACGAAGTAAAACAAGCAGCAAAAGAAGAAAAAGTAGAAAAGGCACTTGAAATTCTAGAGCGAACCTCTGCCTATTACCAAGAACTAGAGAACTTTAGTGCGACTTATCGTGTAACCATTAAATATCCAGAAGAAGATATGGTGCGGTATGATAAAATGCACATCACGGCTAGAGGACAACAATATAGGCTATCCTATGACCAAAAAGAGACGATAACCGATGGAGAAACCGTTTGGGTATATCATCAAGCACTTAAAGAAGTGACCATTAGCGAATATGATAAAACAGGTTCCGATTTGAATTTTGCTGAACTATATAATCTCTATCAACAAGGGTATCGATCGGTTTATATAGGAGAACGTATCGTGCATAAAGCCAAAAATATAATACGCGATATTGTTGAGTTAACGCCTGATCATGAGGATAGCAGTTTTAAAAGCATTACCCTGGAAGTGGACCGTGCTACCGCACAAATTCATAGCTGGGAAGTAGTACAAAACGAAGAAACAAGGTATATTTGTACAGTTTGTAAATTTGCTGTTAACATTCCCCTGTCGGATGCCTATTTTACATTTGATGTAGAGGCGCATGGCGACTTAGAGGTTATAGATCTACGGGAAAGTGAAGAAGAGATGGAAGATGAAGGGTAG
- a CDS encoding AAA family ATPase produces MKKLPIGVSNFRELVKGDYLFCDKTAMIADFLRKGEKVTLIARPRRWGKTLNMSMLQHFFSAEVNGVSTEGLFDELGIGKLDDGNHIDQHQGKYPVIMLSFKDINSDSFQGAYNAVYELILEVYSTYAYLLHSHAINEIQLGQLHTILNKQANQQALEASLKLLSQCLYQHHGQKVYILIDEYDTPLNKAYGNKEYLDTMVAFMRNLFSAGLKDNNYLARGVLTGILRVSKDSMLSGLNNLETYTLLDEEYSAHFGFSETEVSCLFEEHGLSTAMEEVKSWYNGYRVGNLVMYNPWSIISCINKSGRFDVYWVNTGNNNLIEHKVLTAHSEIKEQFEQLMRGESLDISINKHLAFNILDKDDTSFWSLLLFAGYLTFETSNLSAYTTVYDCKVRVPNYEIWRLYSTFFQEWFVSQFERKRQYDSFLKHLVAGEVPFFVEQLSDFLRRSVSYFDTKASSTSEGFYHGFVLGMLASLGITHYIRSNRESGLGRYDLLLIPKKEGLKALLLEFKQVRKEEELESGAKLALNQIQTQAYHTEILQYSHVKEVVECGISFSGKSVLAAYAIYDLVCKKYGDLILTSRYGQGEV; encoded by the coding sequence ATGAAAAAATTACCGATTGGTGTTAGTAACTTTCGAGAGTTAGTAAAAGGAGATTATCTCTTTTGTGATAAAACAGCTATGATTGCTGATTTCCTAAGAAAAGGGGAGAAGGTTACACTAATCGCCCGTCCTCGCCGTTGGGGTAAGACGTTAAATATGTCTATGTTGCAGCATTTTTTTTCAGCAGAAGTGAATGGAGTGAGTACAGAAGGCTTATTTGATGAGTTAGGAATTGGCAAGTTAGATGATGGTAACCACATTGATCAACATCAAGGTAAGTACCCTGTCATTATGCTAAGTTTTAAGGATATCAATTCAGATAGTTTTCAAGGGGCCTACAATGCGGTGTATGAGTTGATATTAGAGGTATATAGTACATATGCCTACTTATTGCATAGCCATGCAATTAATGAAATACAGTTAGGGCAATTACATACTATCCTTAATAAGCAAGCTAATCAGCAAGCATTAGAAGCATCTTTAAAGCTTCTTAGCCAATGCCTTTACCAACACCATGGTCAAAAAGTCTATATTCTAATAGATGAATACGACACCCCACTAAACAAAGCTTATGGCAATAAGGAATACTTAGATACTATGGTCGCATTTATGCGTAACCTATTTAGTGCTGGTTTAAAAGATAATAATTACTTAGCAAGGGGCGTTTTAACGGGTATATTACGTGTTTCAAAGGATAGTATGCTATCTGGATTGAATAATCTAGAGACCTATACCTTGCTAGATGAAGAATATAGCGCGCACTTTGGATTTAGTGAAACGGAAGTTTCCTGTTTATTTGAAGAACATGGTCTTAGTACTGCTATGGAAGAAGTGAAAAGTTGGTACAATGGTTATAGGGTAGGTAATTTAGTCATGTACAACCCTTGGTCTATTATTTCTTGTATCAATAAATCAGGTCGTTTTGATGTCTATTGGGTTAATACGGGTAATAATAACTTAATCGAACACAAGGTGCTTACTGCTCATTCTGAAATCAAAGAACAATTCGAGCAGTTGATGCGTGGAGAATCTTTAGATATATCTATCAACAAACATCTTGCTTTTAATATTTTAGATAAAGATGATACATCTTTTTGGAGCCTTTTGTTATTTGCTGGTTATTTGACTTTTGAAACAAGTAATTTAAGTGCTTATACTACAGTATATGATTGTAAAGTAAGGGTCCCCAACTATGAAATATGGCGACTCTATAGTACATTTTTTCAAGAATGGTTCGTCTCTCAGTTTGAGAGAAAGCGGCAATATGATTCTTTCTTGAAACATTTGGTAGCTGGTGAAGTTCCTTTTTTTGTAGAACAGCTTAGCGACTTTTTACGTCGCAGTGTGAGCTATTTTGATACAAAAGCAAGTAGCACATCAGAAGGCTTTTACCATGGCTTTGTCTTAGGGATGTTAGCAAGTTTGGGTATTACCCATTATATACGCTCCAATCGAGAAAGTGGTTTAGGTCGTTATGATCTGCTGTTAATCCCTAAAAAAGAAGGTTTAAAAGCGCTTCTATTAGAATTTAAGCAGGTTCGCAAAGAAGAAGAGCTAGAAAGTGGAGCTAAACTTGCTTTAAATCAAATACAAACACAAGCCTATCATACCGAAATACTACAATATTCGCATGTAAAAGAAGTAGTGGAATGCGGTATTTCTTTTTCAGGAAAATCGGTATTAGCGGCTTATGCTATTTATGATTTAGTTTGTAAAAAGTATGGCGATCTTATTTTAACGAGTAGATATGGACAGGGAGAGGTGTAA
- the frr gene encoding ribosome recycling factor, which yields METIQHHLDEAERSMDKAYSHAQEAFAKINAGRALPTMLHHLMVTYYGNPTPLHQVAAITTADARTLAVQPWEQNTIPHIEKAIAESQLGFSTRNDGRTVVVTLPPPSEERRKNLVKLIKGEAEKARVVIRNLRRDYKEMVKATQKEGIPEEAIKRAEKKLQELTDGYIDKINHLLTLKEADVMAV from the coding sequence ATGGAAACCATTCAACACCATTTAGATGAAGCTGAGCGCAGCATGGATAAGGCGTATAGCCATGCACAAGAGGCTTTTGCAAAAATTAATGCGGGACGCGCACTCCCTACCATGTTACACCATTTGATGGTGACCTATTATGGGAATCCTACGCCACTCCATCAAGTAGCTGCTATTACTACCGCTGATGCACGTACTTTGGCCGTGCAACCATGGGAACAAAATACCATTCCCCATATCGAAAAAGCGATTGCGGAAAGTCAGCTGGGGTTTTCGACTAGAAATGATGGGCGTACGGTTGTGGTTACCCTGCCGCCTCCCTCTGAAGAAAGACGCAAGAATTTAGTAAAACTCATTAAAGGTGAAGCAGAAAAAGCCAGAGTGGTGATTCGAAACCTTCGCCGTGACTACAAAGAAATGGTCAAGGCAACGCAAAAAGAGGGTATCCCAGAAGAGGCGATCAAGCGGGCAGAAAAGAAATTACAAGAGCTGACAGATGGCTATATTGATAAAATCAACCATCTTTTAACCTTAAAGGAGGCAGATGTGATGGCTGTATAG